A stretch of DNA from Strigops habroptila isolate Jane chromosome 10, bStrHab1.2.pri, whole genome shotgun sequence:
TTCATGTATTCTATGTACTTCTTGGGTTCaaagttttcctctctttgccttttttttttcgtttttaATCATGCATCACTTGGCTCACTCATCCTTGCACCTCCAGCCTTTGTTGTTCTCAGTCTTTAATGATGATCTTGTAGTTAAGAGCTCACCAAAGTGTAGATCATgctgaaagtaaaagaaagacaCAATATGAAAGTATCCTTTTGAAGCATACAGAGCACTTTGATTTTTATCACCCTTTACTGTCTGTTCCTCAGGTCTGACTGTAATGGCCTGTGCTTTCCTTTGCGTTCTAGCTCTCGAAAGCATCTTAATTGTGGTGTATTCAAGATGGGTATCAAAAAGCACTCATGAAATAACAAATTCATTATCGACATCCTACTGCACTACAAGCTGTGTTTGAGCTTATTAAAACGCAGTCTGATGTCTGAATTTGAACAGTGAAGAAACAAACCCGGTTTGCTTTACAATGTTTGATCTTTAAAACTTCAACCAGCAACTCTTGGCAGGGCAGGCAAGGTTTCCTATGaaactgcattattttgtttccttcgGAAAAAACTCCATGCAgtagaagaaacacaaaatgcatACCCAGCTGGAGTAAATCCATACATATTAAACGCaactctgaaaagcaaagacatcACAGTATATTGCCATGGCTCCATTTTACTGCAATTCTACTTCTGACAATACCcaggaaagcacagcaaaattGAATGTAattaatactgttttatttagCACCAGGCAGTGGATTTCGGAGTACAGCCACATTTTAGAATTAAGGAAGCAGCACTCAGAGAAAGCTGCACAGCAGTAGAATCCCAGCAGAAATGCCCAGACCACACTACATAGCTGACTTTGCAGGGTCTTTTAGCCAACACAAAAATGTGGGGCTAAAAATGCTTCTCTCTCCAGCCATGCCTTGCCACCTCTCCTTGCAAGCACTAACAACAGAGCTTTTGTAGCATAACTGCCATGCTTTCCACTCTTGGCCATGTGAAGAGGACCGAGGGCAAAGGTGCTCAGCCTAAACCCTCAAAGCTACTGGATGCTAAAGTCCTGCTTAGATTTTCATGCCCCATCCATCTTAGCGTGAGTAGGCACCTACCAGCTTCTGCGAGTCTGGgcccttctcctttctttctctcatgtACGCAGACAAGCACTTACACATGCACATGTGGACAGAAAACTTTATTCTCAATagtatttaaaagtaatactgagaaacaaaaacctTCAGCAATAACTCCTCAagatatggggaaaaaaagaacagataaCGGATCAGTAATCAAAaggagaaataacatttatctttttccaCCAGTGTACAAACTTATCTCACAGAGGAATTACTGCATGCGAGACTAGCTTGAAGAGGCAGTCTGTGCAAATGCATTAGagaagaaggagcagaagaaaggcaTCATAACCTTTGTTTCAAACAGTTTTATGGTGTGATTACAGGAGTGACTAAAAGCACAGGGATTCTGCAAAGGCCTTACCTTAAATATGATCCTCACATACTCTTGCACTGAGTATTTTGACTGTGCACCAAGGACATGTGACAGCTGAAAGGGCCAGGGAGTCAATGTACAACTGGGGGATGTATCTTCAAGAATGTACTTAAATGAGGGATTTGGACAAGGCACAGCCTTACCCTGTCACGAAAGGGAGCCTGTAGGAATGACTACAGGCATGGTGCATCCTTGTTCCTACCCACCATCTACCTACCTATTTACCTATCATCTTGAGCATCACTACACCAGCACACGTAGTATTTTTCTTAGGATTCTCCTGAATCATCAGAACACTAATTTTTATTTGATATAAAGCCATTATCATAACATTTGCTATTTCATCCATCCTAACAGGCTATGCAGAggagcaaatatttttcctttgggatgGCCCTGGGGCCTGGCTCAGGCCTTAGATACATGCTTAGTATTCTGTACTGAGGTGTCAGCAGATATAAGCACATGTGTAATTGGGCATGTTTCCCTGAATCAATATCAGAAACAAGTTTTATAAGATTAAGGAAATGGGCCAATTGGTTCCAGTCATTCCTAAACACAATTTCACATgtcaaatgaaaagcagctaCTATTCCCTTAGTGAAACGACCAGACTTACCAGTACAGATAgtagaagaaggaaaggagataGAAAGCTAGCTTACACCAGGCCTCTTTTTGACAGTAACTCAAGGTATCTGCATTCATGACTGCAGGTGGATCATATGCTAGCTCTGAACTGTCTGCTGGGCAACGAAAATACCTGAAAGAGCAGAAGACATATGAAATGACTCTGTAATATTCTGTATTATGTGCAGATATACACCCTCCTTATCACCATCCTAGATTACAACCATCTTCCAGGATATAGGaggaatttttctctctttttcaagCCTCTATCTTTACAGATGTTGTTAAAAATCAGGACACTAGTCTAAGCAGACTGTTCTTACAGAATCAAGCAATTCATGAATGTAGACTTTCTGTATTATATTAATTCTTTAGATTGAAACATTCTCCCTTCTTATATAGTTTATTTCTGGCTTACTCACTAATAACTTACATATTGTGAGTGACAATATGTGGCAGCATGTGATCACAGCATGGAGGAAGAATTACTGGGCTTTAAGTGCACCTATACAACTGATTTCAGACATGATGAAAGGTGACAGTCTCAACCAACTGACAGGTAAGTTCCTCCAagtctgaaaaggaaagaagtcaATATAGAGTAATGTAAGAGCTGGCTGACTAATGTTTTCCAAATGTAGGACTGCTCAAAAATCTGCTCAAATAATTTTcattggaaaatgtttttcttcttacataGGAAAGATTTCTAATTATTCTCAGCAATGACTGGATGTTTGAGAAAATCCTGACGAAAGAACTTTTTTGGCAAAGGAGCTTTTGTCTCAGTTATCTTGCAAAAGTGAATCAAAAAAGAAGTCCTCGACAAAGCTAATGAATTGCTTTAAGATCAGCATGAGTCAGATGTAATACTGTTATTGCTGTTGCTTTGAAATAGTAATGCAAATACTGAAGATTGCTGGGATTGCTTATAGATCAATAAAGACAAACCCATAGATAGAAAGAtctaaaaccccaaacaagtgACCAGCACcaaattttgaaagcaaatgttctCATAATAACTTTGTCTTCGTCCCAATATTAGTCACATCCACTTACAATCTTTAGTAACATTACAAATTCTTTCACAGAGACCAAAGGTGGAACCTTGCTTTATTATCTTTACTGAGATGAAGATATTACACAGTATCTTCccatgtgtttttttcagaacattACACAATGAACCCAAACCCATCTGTGGATAAACCAGCAGAAACTCTGGAGTACTTATAGCAAAGCATATGGAgaatcatggaaaaaaaaagacaagcaaaagtTCTCTCTAAAGGTTAATACATTATTTAGAGTCTGACCATTCTCACCTCGCACATAAAATCCATacaaaatttaatttgtttttaaaagctttttaaaccAGTATTATTCTCACGCTTTAGTTGTTAACTCTTAGTAAAGCAGCACcataaagcattatttttattgcaccCAAGCAATAGAGAGAAAAGCACTCCTAGCTCCACTTCATTTACCTTTCTGAGAACTATACTGGCTCTCTAACCTCTGAATAATACACTTTTATCATATGGCTTAGTACAAAGTTTTTGCagaaaacagtgtaaaaaagCTACCACTATTTAGTTCCTGTTTGAGATAATGGTTTTGCCTTCTTTACAGAATTCTTCAAGCTACTTTGCAACAGGAGATGTCTGCTTCCATATGTATCTTTGTAACACAAAGAGACCTTGACAGACAAAAATAATCTGTGCTTCTACAAACattgcagaaatgcaaaaccagtGAAGACTCCAAACTGACAACCACAAAACCTGATGTCTCTTGGTTATCTTCAGAGGCACCAGATCCTCCACTAGAATGCGAggaagacacagcagcagctgcactgcctgTCCAGAAAACATTAAAGCTTCTCAATAGCAGGTCTTATGTGATCAACTCTGAAAGCCCTTCAGTGAATATAAACACATAGCAGAGATCCAGAGTGGAAACACTCCCCACTTTTTCCTGTGGGCAGGGTGAAGACAACAGCTCTTCATCTACTGTAATCCCTAGTCCAAGAGCCTCCAAGAGAGACTTAATTCCCTTGAAGAACAGATATTCTCAACTGtacaaaaagaaacatcttacactggagggaaaaaaaaaaaaaagcataaagctGCCAAAGAAGATGAGAAGCAAAATTCCGTCAATCTGCCAGTCTCTACTTCACAACTTCAATGGAAAGGTTTCCTTGCTAGGGATGAATGAATAGGTCCAGATATGAACTGCCTTCTGTGTTCAGTACTTCAGTTCAGAAGTAAATACTTCCTATCTGTGAAGTATTTAGAGCTTCTCCAAGTCCACCTTTCAGATTCCAGCCTATTTAATTTCCAAGTTTTCATTCAGCTGTAGCGAGTGCATCCTGACACACTTTGCAATATTTACCTAAGTTAGTAACTAAACCCCACATTTACAGTTATGTGTTTTCTGTACCCATCCTAAGCGGTCACCAAAagtatttactttttctctgtgaaCATTTCAGCTGCTCATAGGCAAAAGCTTCTAGGTAAAAGATATCCAGCCATACTCCTATCACTGCATGTCATAGTTCATACAATGTGCATGTGTGATGAGTTGGCAAATAAGCTAACAAGCAGTCAGCATATCAAAGATAGGCTTACCTCCAGAAGTgataaaaaagcaaaggaacatTTAACCCCAGTGTGAGCCACTCTTGAGCGCACAAGAACATTATGCAGAAAAGACTATGGATAGAGTACTCCGGCAACACCagctaaaaagaaaggaacagaaataacagcTGTCAGTAAAACACCTCTTTTAGTCAATCAAGCAGTTTGCCAGAAAACAAACCATCTCTGCAAGTCTCTTGTCTGTCTGTCCCTAGACATGCCTCAGTTGACAGACAGCTTGCCCATAAGCAATGAGCACAAGATGCAGTACCAGATCTGTTCAGATTCTAAACATGACTGTATTCCAAGGGCTGCTACCACTTACAGAAGCATTCTGAGAATAAATCAATGTCTGTGAAAGACTTCTTTGAGAACTAAGTTTCATTACTGAtatattcagaaagaaaataataaagctgTTACTGAAGCTTCACTTCTATACTGGAGAAGCAtccttggaaaaataaaaggctgcTTCTACCACTTTAATGTGTTATATACACCCTAAAGAGATCAAATCCATTACTAAGTCAGCATTGCAAGCTAAAACCCACTAAAACAGGAAACTCACTTCCTTAGTAAATCCATGGCTCCCCACACTACTTGTTTCAGACCCAGGATGATTCTTTCtattaaaagagaaagtgaGTAGGCAGCTGGCAGAAGCAGAAATTTATGTGCTGTTGATTCAGAGTAGTTATTTCTAaaggcattttgctttttttttttttccactgctttcccatttcttagctggctttcttctcttgtttttattCCAATGCCTTTTGTCAGAAATCTctacttcttttcttccagcaaTACATATTTCTCAAAGCTGGACAATGCCATACACAGTCCATCTGCATCCCTTGCTGCATCTTGGAGCTACATCAACCAAACTTAAATCACAAAAAGCATTTGAGTGGCTTCTTTGATGtaaattcattttcatctgtCAAATAATTAAAGTGAGccctattttttaaaacaatgtaaaacGTACTATACAGCTATCCCCAATGCCCACCTACTCCCATACAGCTGTGCTGCAACGAATTCCATCTTCTTGGTTCTAGGAGTCTTTCCACCTCACatggaatgtattttttcactttcatttaaCTTTACTACTTGAAGTATTTAACACATTTAGATCTCTGTCTACACGTTCAACTTAAACATTCTCAAAAGCTTATCTTACGTGGATGACAAACTGTAATACAATTACATAGTTCAGATTCCAGATGGTAGTTATTTATCActgctggattttattttttctttcatttttagaatGTGATTTACAACATGACTATAACCTTTCCCCAAAGAATGATTCATCTTCATCACAAACTGCAGACAAGAAAGATCCTCACGAGGTACATCTACCCATTAAACATCACCACACTTAAAAGCATGTTACATTCATTATCGCATATTTGATTTCTGATTCCAACACAATCCACAAAGTTAGCAGGAACACAAGCCTGGAACACAAGCCTGATTGGTGGGCTGGCTGGCAATAACAGGGAAGGAAACCCACAGTGAAAATTTATGCagagtttaaaaaccaaaccaaaacaaaagatcTGCTGTGAAGctagaaaggaaacaaagaacaaaggaaGCAATGGACTC
This window harbors:
- the CNIH3 gene encoding protein cornichon homolog 3 isoform X2 translates to MEIIAFDELRTDFKNPIDQCNPVHARERLRNIERICFLLRKLVLPEYSIHSLFCIMFLCAQEWLTLGLNVPLLFYHFWRYFRCPADSSELAYDPPAVMNADTLSYCQKEAWCKLAFYLLSFFYYLYCMIYTLVSS
- the CNIH3 gene encoding protein cornichon homolog 3 isoform X1, whose product is MAFTFAAFCYMLSLVLCAALIFFAIWHIIAFDELRTDFKNPIDQCNPVHARERLRNIERICFLLRKLVLPEYSIHSLFCIMFLCAQEWLTLGLNVPLLFYHFWRYFRCPADSSELAYDPPAVMNADTLSYCQKEAWCKLAFYLLSFFYYLYCMIYTLVSS